CACGTGATTAATGGCATCGATGTGCAGGCCCGGCGACCGATTCTGCAAGTGCCGCTTTCCCGCGCACGCGTGTGAGCTCAGTTCACCCTCGTATGAGAGCTCAGAGACAACGCTCGTCACTTCCTGACGCATGCGACGGCTCTCGGCGAGAAAGTAGCCCAGCTCGTCAGGCAGCACGTCATGCCCGGCGCTCACCCAGCCGAGCGCCGACTCGTCGACGGGTTCGGGATGCGTGCCCTGGCTCACCTGTGGAAGCTGCTGCGGATCACCGAGCAGAACGAGGTTGCGGGCTGCGACGCTCGCCGCGATCGTCGAACCGAGCGAGTATTGCCCTGCTTCGTCGACGACCAGCAGATCAAGTTCGCGCCGCCCGACGTACGCGGGGTTGCTGAAGGTCCACGCCGTGCCCCCGATGACATAGCCGCTCTCTGCGTGGTCGAGGCCGAACGTCAGGTACTGCTTTCTGTCGATCGCTGTGAAGGCGTGACCGTCGCTCGCCTCACCCTGCTTGAGAGCTTTTGCCACGAGCTCCGCGTCGAGCCCTGCGCTCGTCACCACACGGTCGAGCACGTTCTCGACAACAGCGTGCGACTGCGAGACCACGCCGACCTTCCACCGATGGCGTCGCACGAGCTCGGCGATGAGGTGCGAAGCGAGGTACGTCTTGCCCGTTCCGGGAGGCCCTTGAACGGCGAGGTACGAGCCGTCGAGATCGAGCACTGCCTCCGTCACGTCGGCGAGGTTGTCTCCCGTTCGCGGCAGCGCGTTTGTGTGGGTGCGAGGAGGAACTCTGCGCAGCAGATCGAGAACAGGCTCCGCCGGCAGTGCCGCCGAGATCTCGCCCAGGTCGGAAGACGCTGACAGGCCGGCGCTATCGAACGCATCGATGATGTTCTGCCCCCACCACGCGATGGCACCGACCTGCGTTCCCGGCCTTGGTGGGCTCTCGGGTGTGAGAGCAACGGGCATGGTGTCGTAGCGATCGATGTCTCTGCCGAGAGTCTCTTCGAGAAGCATCCGGCCGTCGTCGAACACCTCGAGAACGGTCACGGCCCGTGCAACCCGCGCCCCCGGATCGCCTCGATCGTCGAACCACGGCCCCGGATGCTCGTAGAGCGCGTACGGCTTGGCGCCGGCCTTCACCGTGCTTCCTGGTGCCCACGAACCGCGCACGACAATGTGTCGGCGGTCGCTGCGCTGCGTGCCTTCGCGGTGCCACTCGCGATCGAGCGTCGCCCGATCGATGACGAAGCAGTCGCGAGTGTCGGCCCAGTCGTCGAGGGGCTCGACGAGTCGGGAGAAGTGCGCCCACCAGAAACTCTTCTGCTCGCGCCGGTGGTAGTCGATGGCCGCCGCGGCGATGGCGAGAGCGCGCTGGTCTGCCGTGCGCTTGGGGTCGAGAGCATCGCCCCCGAATTCCCGGAGCTCCTCGTGCAGTGGAGACGGCTCAATGTCGAGCGGGTCACGTTCCGCTGCCGCGAACGGCCGCACGCCGGCGTCGGTGGCGAAGCCCTGCAGCCAGTCGCGCAGGCGCAGAGTGGACAGGCAATCGTATTCGTTGTAATCGGCGATGGAGTCGAGCATCCGCTGCGCTTCAGCGGCGGCATCCGGATTTCCTGCGTCGCCCGCGACACGCAGCTCTCTGAGCTCGGCGTACTCGGTGATTGAATCACCCGCGTTTGTGACGTCGCCCTCACGGTGTTCGTCGCCCATATAGAGCGGCTCCAGCTTCTTGATGGAGTACGAACGCGAACCGACGCGCACGCTGTGCCGCACGATCGGGTACAGGTCGACGAGCACGTGCGCGCGCAGCAATTCATCGACATACGCCTCCCCCACTCCGTGCCGAGCCGCGAGCGACAGCAGGTGCGTTCGCTCGTACGATGCGTAATGGTAAATGTGCATTTTCGGATGCTGCTCGCGCCGACGTCGCACGTATTCGAGAAAGTCCCGCAGCGCCTCACGCTCCTCGGCAAAACTGTGCGCCCAGAACGCCCGGAACGTGCCGTCGGGTTCGATGAGTCCGAACAGGTAATCGAGGCCCCACTCGGCTGTGCCGTCTGCACGAGCTTCGCTGTAGAGCGGATCGCCCTCAAAGTCGAAGAAGATGTCGCCGGGGTCCGGTTCGGGTATGGCTGCGAGTGCCTCGGGAGCAAAAACGCGAACGGCCGGGGCATTGGGCTCTGCCGCCTCTGCATCTGCCGTGTTGGCAGGTAACTCGCTCTCGAGTTGCAGCCTCGCCTGCTCTCGCAGATTCGCGAACGTTGCCTCCGTCATGTCGGAGACCGGGCCAGATGCTGCGGCGAGCGCGTCGATCGTTGCGATTCCGGCTGCGATAAGCCGCGTCCGTTGCCGCGTGCTGAGTCCGCCAACGAGAAGCACGTCACGGTGCAGTTGCACGGCTTCTTCGCATAAATGGCAGCGGCCGCACGCCGTATATCGCTCGTCACCCCAGGCCAGTGGCTCTGCCGCCGCGAGTCTCTCAGAGATGATGTCGTGCAGTCTCACCACGCGTCGCCGATACACCGGAGTGATATCGGCGAGACGATGCTCACTGTGAGTACCGTCGCCCAAGATGAGCCGGGCGACGGGGCTTACGGCGATGTCGAGCGCGGCGATCTTCTCGCCGTAGGCCGCGAGCTGCAGCAGCGCCGTGATCTTAGGCGACCGCGCAAGCTTTGTGTCTTGCACTTCGTAGCTGCCGTCGGGTTGGCGGACAATGAAGTCGGCGAACCCGAGAAAAGCGCCGTCCCAGAATGTCGCCTGAAATACGACGTCAGAGCCCGCCGTGAAGGCGCGAAGCGTCGCGTCAGCGGCATCCTGAAGGTGCTCGGTCGCCATCGACTCCGGCCGGGCAATCTCGACGACG
The Paramicrobacterium chengjingii DNA segment above includes these coding regions:
- a CDS encoding TM0106 family RecB-like putative nuclease gives rise to the protein MFLRSEPTDAAHGTPHVVTSASDLTQASTCEWAFLRKLDGKLGRIAPIVEERDAMNRRTSALGDEHEARVLQQYRDDFGDGVVEIARPESMATEHLQDAADATLRAFTAGSDVVFQATFWDGAFLGFADFIVRQPDGSYEVQDTKLARSPKITALLQLAAYGEKIAALDIAVSPVARLILGDGTHSEHRLADITPVYRRRVVRLHDIISERLAAAEPLAWGDERYTACGRCHLCEEAVQLHRDVLLVGGLSTRQRTRLIAAGIATIDALAAASGPVSDMTEATFANLREQARLQLESELPANTADAEAAEPNAPAVRVFAPEALAAIPEPDPGDIFFDFEGDPLYSEARADGTAEWGLDYLFGLIEPDGTFRAFWAHSFAEEREALRDFLEYVRRRREQHPKMHIYHYASYERTHLLSLAARHGVGEAYVDELLRAHVLVDLYPIVRHSVRVGSRSYSIKKLEPLYMGDEHREGDVTNAGDSITEYAELRELRVAGDAGNPDAAAEAQRMLDSIADYNEYDCLSTLRLRDWLQGFATDAGVRPFAAAERDPLDIEPSPLHEELREFGGDALDPKRTADQRALAIAAAAIDYHRREQKSFWWAHFSRLVEPLDDWADTRDCFVIDRATLDREWHREGTQRSDRRHIVVRGSWAPGSTVKAGAKPYALYEHPGPWFDDRGDPGARVARAVTVLEVFDDGRMLLEETLGRDIDRYDTMPVALTPESPPRPGTQVGAIAWWGQNIIDAFDSAGLSASSDLGEISAALPAEPVLDLLRRVPPRTHTNALPRTGDNLADVTEAVLDLDGSYLAVQGPPGTGKTYLASHLIAELVRRHRWKVGVVSQSHAVVENVLDRVVTSAGLDAELVAKALKQGEASDGHAFTAIDRKQYLTFGLDHAESGYVIGGTAWTFSNPAYVGRRELDLLVVDEAGQYSLGSTIAASVAARNLVLLGDPQQLPQVSQGTHPEPVDESALGWVSAGHDVLPDELGYFLAESRRMRQEVTSVVSELSYEGELSSHACAGKRHLQNRSPGLHIDAINHVGNATSSPEEAARVVEIVREYLGESWTDPDDGRECDPLTERDIIVVSPYNAQVGVVREALDRAGHSAVRVGTVDKFQGQEAVIAIVSLAASDPTEVPRGMGFLLMKNRLNVSISRAQWAAHLVYSPSLSDYLPHTPDELAQLSAFIRLVDGR